The bacterium genome contains the following window.
GGAAAAGTGCCGGCGGCTCTGGCGACCCAGATGCTGATCCGTGACAACCCCCTGAAACTTGTCGTCAACGCCGGTATCTGCGGCTCTCTTACGGATCGCCCGGGCGTGAAACCCGGCGCCGTGTTTCGAGTGGACTCAGTCTCCGGGGGAGAGTCCGTCCATGGAATACCTGAGGTATCCGCGGAGTGCTGTACCGGAATGTTCGTAGAACTCGAAGGGACCACGTTGGTGACCTTTGACCGGCCGGTATTTGACAGTCAGGAGCGCCTTGCCCTGTCCAGACGGGGGGAACTGGTCGACATGGAAGGCTATTCCGTGGCTCATGTTGCCGGGATGAACGGTGTTTCCTGCGCCATAATCAAAGGTGTGACCGACCTCGCCGGGGAAGGCGACCGCCGTATGCTGCGCCTCAATCTTGCACCCGTCGCGGAAAAAGTTGCCGGCCTTGTGTGGCACGAAATCGTTCGATTGATGGAGGTTCGACGTTGACAGGTAGCATCCTCAATTTCATCAAGATCTTTCACACGGCCTTCAGTCTGCCTACAGTATTTGCCGGAGCCTGGCTGGGAAACACCGGCCGTTTCCCGTCATTATGGATCCTGTTGCTGGTCATTGCGGCGGCAACAGGCGCCCGCACCTTCGGATTCTCCTTCAATCGTATTTTCGATCGACACATCGATGCGCAAAACCCCAGGACCGCCTCGAGGGAACTGCCCCGCGGCGCCCTGTCGGTACAGGCGGCTCTTGCTGTGACAACGGCCGGTCTGGTCATGTATCTTGCCTCCTGCGCCGCCCTGGGAGGCTGGTGCCTGGTCTTGGCACCGATCCCGTTGGTCCCTCTTCTGTTCTACTCGCTGCTCAAGCGGTTCACTCCACTTTGTCACTTCGGTATCGGGCTTTGTCTGGCCCTCGCCCCCCTGGGAGCGTTCGTGGCGACGGCCGGCCACATCCGTTTTTCCCTACCCGTCATCCTGTTCGCGGTCTATGTGTTTTTCTGGATGAGCGGAGCCGACATTCTCTACGCCATTCTTGACATTGAGAGCGATCGTCAGAACGGCATACATAGCCTGCCCGCATTCTACGGAAGAGCAGCGGCAATGCGGATGGCGGCCTGCTGCCACATTACAGCCACAGCTCTGATCGCAGGCGTTCTATTCGTAATCGGCGGAGGCGTCGGGTCTTTCA
Protein-coding sequences here:
- the ubiA gene encoding putative 4-hydroxybenzoate polyprenyltransferase, which translates into the protein MTGSILNFIKIFHTAFSLPTVFAGAWLGNTGRFPSLWILLLVIAAATGARTFGFSFNRIFDRHIDAQNPRTASRELPRGALSVQAALAVTTAGLVMYLASCAALGGWCLVLAPIPLVPLLFYSLLKRFTPLCHFGIGLCLALAPLGAFVATAGHIRFSLPVILFAVYVFFWMSGADILYAILDIESDRQNGIHSLPAFYGRAAAMRMAACCHITATALIAGVLFVIGGGVGSFIALGLSTLFLGAAHVTVIPVELRFFPISTMAGVAAAFVPILGS